One part of the Ziziphus jujuba cultivar Dongzao chromosome 2, ASM3175591v1 genome encodes these proteins:
- the LOC132800716 gene encoding phenylacetaldehyde oxime monooxygenase CYP71AN24-like, translating to MGNGRAFEKRNYDEESTKRETLRLHPLAALIYRETSEIVKLGGYDIPPKVMVLMNSWAIHRNPNLWDRPKEFALEKFEKNPIDNKGLDFHYIPFGFGRRGCPGLTFGLFAVEYLMANLLHWLEWKQPEELNMDEVSGFTIHEKNPLLLVPIPNSPP from the exons ATGGGTAATGGCAGAGCTTTTGAAAAACGAAACTACGATGAAGAAAGCACAAAAAGAG AAACTTTGAGACTCCATCCACTAGCTGCATTGATTTACAGAGAAACATCAGAAATAGTGAAATTGGGAGGCTATGATATTCCACCAAAAGTAATGGTCCTTATGAATTCATGGGCAATTCACAGGAATCCTAATTTGTGGGATAGACCAAAAGAGTTTGCCCTAGAGAAATTTGAGAAAAACCCAATTGATAATAAAGGTCTagattttcattatattccatTTGGTTTTGGAAGAAGAGGTTGTCCTGGTTTGACATTTGGATTGTTTGCTGTTGAGTATTTGATGGCCAATCTTTTACATTGGCTGGAATGGAAGCAACCAGAGGAATTGAACATGGATGAAGTTTCTGGTTTCACTATTCATGAGAAAAATCCTCTTCTCCTTGTACCGATACCAAATTCCCCTCCATGA
- the LOC107418340 gene encoding phenylacetaldehyde oxime monooxygenase CYP71AN24 yields MEVLSSLLPVWEELQRSKLFTNYFISLLFLLLLLFLSLRFTFFLARPQTKLKLPPSPPKLPFIGNLHQLGNPPYRSLQALSQKYGPLLLLKLGYTPTLLVSSADMFKEITKIHDIVFSNRPKSVATDIFFYGTLDFAFSPYSEYWKQARKICVVELLGMKSVKYFRFIREEETAGLVRELRNASSSGLTVNLGQMLSATSSNILSRCILGQKCQEHETRSPFGELARRVTFHLTSFKFGDYFPYLRWMDVVTGMASSLKATFRELDLLLEKIIEDHKAALSGKDEQSSDHKDIVDILLQLQKDGVHDVELTNDNIKAILMDLFAGGSDSVSATMEWAMAELINNESMMKKAQEEVRRVVGEKSSIDVTDINQMDYFKCVMKETLRLHPAGPLTFRETTESVKLGGYDIPPKTSITINVGAIQRDPKFWDRPEEFIPERFENNQIDFNEQNFQYVPFGAGRRRCPGTTFAVFQVEYMIANLLYWFDWKLPYEDNGMPKNLDMTETAGLVTRMKNPLVVVPIPIN; encoded by the exons ATGGAAGTCTTATCATCTTTGTTGCCTGTTTGGGAAGAGCTACAAAGAAGCAAACTCTTCACTAATTACTTCATTTCTCTCCTTTTCCTCCTTTTACTTCTCTTCCTTTCTCTTCGCTTCACATTTTTTCTCGCTAGACCACAAACCAAACTCAAATTACCTCCATCTCCACCAAAGCTACCCTTTATTGGAAACCTTCACCAGCTAGGCAACCCTCCTTACCGATCTCTCCAAGCACTCTCTCAGAAATATGGTCCTCTATTGCTCTTAAAGTTGGGCTACACTCCAACTCTCCTGGTGTCTTCTGCAGATATGTTTAAAGAAATAACCAAGATCCATGATATCGTTTTCTCCAATCGGCCCAAATCCGTAGCTActgatattttcttttatggaaCTTTGGACTTTGCTTTTTCACCATACAGTGAGTACTGGAAGCAAGCTAGGAAAATATGTGTTGTCGAACTTTTGGGCATGAAAAGCGTGAAATATTTCAGATTTATCAGGGAAGAAGAAACAGCAGGATTAGTTCGCGAATTACGCAATGCGAGCTCAAGTGGGCTTACAGTGAACCTAGGCCAGATGCTGAGTGCAACTTCAAGTAACATACTTTCGAGATGTATTCTTGGGCAGAAATGCCAAGAACACGAAACTAGAAGCCCGTTTGGAGAGCTCGCCAGAAGGGTTACGTTCCACCTTACATCTTTCAAATTTGGAGATTACTTCCCTTATTTGAGGTGGATGGACGTAGTCACTGGCATGGCTTCAAGCCTCAAGGCAACTTTCAGAGAATTAGACCTTCTTCTTGAAAAGATAATTGAAGATCATAAGGCTGCTTTGAGTGGTAAGGATGAACAATCCTCTGATCACAAGGACATAGTGGATATTCTCCTCCAGCTTCAAAAAGATGGCGTTCATGATGTGGAACTTACTAATGACAACATCAAAGCCATTTTGATG GACCTGTTTGCGGGAGGAAGTGATTCTGTCTCAGCAACAATGGAATGGGCAATGGCAGAGCTTATTAATAATGAAAGTATGATGAAGAAAGCGCAAGAAGAGGTAAGAAGGGTGGTAGGGGAAAAATCAAGCATAGATGTGACTGATATTAATCAAATGGATTATTTTAAATGTGTGATGAAAGAAACTCTAAGGCTACATCCAGCAGGTCCGCTGACTTTTAGAGAAACAACAGAAAGTGTGAAATTGGGAGGCTATGATATTCCTCCTAAAACCAGTATTACTATAAATGTAGGGGCAATCCAAAGAGATCCTAAATTTTGGGATAGACCAGAAGAGTTTATCCCTGAGAGATTTGAGAACAACCAAATTGATTTCAAtgaacaaaattttcaatatgttCCATTTGGTGCTGGAAGAAGAAGATGTCCTGGTACGACATTTGCAGTGTTCCAGGTTGAGTATATGATAGCCAATCTTTTATATTGGTTTGATTGGAAGCTGCCTTATGAGGATAATGGAATGCCAAAGAACTTGGACATGACTGAAACTGCAGGGCTCGTTACGCGTATGAAAAACCCTCTTGTTGTAGTACCAATACCAATTAACTAA